In Gossypium arboreum isolate Shixiya-1 chromosome 6, ASM2569848v2, whole genome shotgun sequence, the following are encoded in one genomic region:
- the LOC108484044 gene encoding probable ribose-5-phosphate isomerase 4, chloroplastic isoform X1: MMATTAAAANLPCLPQTWKANNPKGRHKVITWERRTKSPSLTACYCSLSETSPLFRAAKHTIDTYIKSGMVIGLGSGQASAMAIKYLGHQIRAGAFKHILGIPTSVVSASEAAKAGIPLGELGNSSQIDFAFDDVDIIEERTLISVVGCQRLQGEESIIQEKLVLSMADQIVFMVTENQYKRGLEGSIPVVIESLNWLETAEEIDDLFLGDAEVWRRPSIGHVDPLGGDFPLVTSEGHNILDVIFTSPIASLAEVAESLEKVNGVVEHGVVSKFPCKAIVASESGLSIVDNIPTNAVGGV; encoded by the exons ATGATGGCAACAACAGCAGCTGCAGCAAATCTTCCTTGTTTACCTCAAACTTGGAAGGCCAATAATCCCAAAGGCCGTCACAAAGTAATTACATGGGAAAGGAGAACCAAATCTCCATCACTTACTGCATGCTATTGCTCTCTTTCTGAGACTTCCCCTCTTTTCCGAGCAGCCAAGCACACT ATTGATACATATATCAAAAGTGGGATGGTTATTGGACTCGGGTCTGGTCAAGCTTCAGCCATGGCCATTAAGTATTTGGGTCACCAAATTCGTGCAGGTGCTTTCAAACACATACTGGGTATACCTAC GTCTGTAGTAAGTGCGAGTGAAGCAGCAAAGGCTGGAATTCCATTAGGAGAGCTTGGAAACAGTTCTCAA ATTGATTTTGCATTTGATGATGTTGACATAATAGAGGAAAGGACATTAATTTCTGTCGTCGGATGCCAGAGACTGCAAGGTGAGGAGTCCATAATCCAAGAGAAG CTGGTGCTAAGCATGGCTGATCAGATTGTGTTCATGGTTACAGAAAATCAGTATAAACGTGGTCTAGAGGGTTCTATTCCAGTTGTAATTGAATCA CTCAATTGGCTGGAAACTGCTGAAGAGATTGACGACCTATTTTTAGGTGATGCAGAG GTATGGAGGAGACCATCTATAGGTCATGTAGATCCACTTGGGGGTGACTTTCCATTAGTCACTAGCGAAGGTCATAATATTCTGGATGTCATCTTTACATCTCCAATAGCCAGTCTTG CTGAAGTTGCTGAAAGCCTTGAAAAAGTTAATGGTGTTGTAGAACATGGAGTCGTCTCCAAATTCCC ATGCAAAGCAATTGTTGCTTCTGAAAGTGGATTGTCAATTGTTGACAATATTCCAACAAATGCAGTTGGGGGAGTTTAA
- the LOC108484044 gene encoding probable ribose-5-phosphate isomerase 4, chloroplastic isoform X2, producing the protein MMATTAAAANLPCLPQTWKANNPKGRHKVITWERRTKSPSLTACYCSLSETSPLFRAAKHTIDTYIKSGMVIGLGSGQASAMAIKYLGHQIRAGAFKHILGIPTSVVSASEAAKAGIPLGELGNSSQIDFAFDDVDIIEERTLISVVGCQRLQGEESIIQEKLVLSMADQIVFMVTENQYKRGLEGSIPVVIESLNWLETAEEIDDLFLGDAETVFRILRYLKFAPGKAVLFSKHGHLQIEAFTDADWTNSLDDRRSTSRYCTFIGGNLFTWRRKK; encoded by the exons ATGATGGCAACAACAGCAGCTGCAGCAAATCTTCCTTGTTTACCTCAAACTTGGAAGGCCAATAATCCCAAAGGCCGTCACAAAGTAATTACATGGGAAAGGAGAACCAAATCTCCATCACTTACTGCATGCTATTGCTCTCTTTCTGAGACTTCCCCTCTTTTCCGAGCAGCCAAGCACACT ATTGATACATATATCAAAAGTGGGATGGTTATTGGACTCGGGTCTGGTCAAGCTTCAGCCATGGCCATTAAGTATTTGGGTCACCAAATTCGTGCAGGTGCTTTCAAACACATACTGGGTATACCTAC GTCTGTAGTAAGTGCGAGTGAAGCAGCAAAGGCTGGAATTCCATTAGGAGAGCTTGGAAACAGTTCTCAA ATTGATTTTGCATTTGATGATGTTGACATAATAGAGGAAAGGACATTAATTTCTGTCGTCGGATGCCAGAGACTGCAAGGTGAGGAGTCCATAATCCAAGAGAAG CTGGTGCTAAGCATGGCTGATCAGATTGTGTTCATGGTTACAGAAAATCAGTATAAACGTGGTCTAGAGGGTTCTATTCCAGTTGTAATTGAATCA CTCAATTGGCTGGAAACTGCTGAAGAGATTGACGACCTATTTTTAGGTGATGCAGAG ACTGTTTTCCGCATTCTACGCTATCTAAAGTTTGCACCAGGAAAAGCTGTCCTTTTCTCTAAACATGGTCATCTTCAAATAGAAGCCTTTACAGATGCAGATTGGACAAATTCTCTGGATGATAGGAGGTCTACATCTAGGTATTGCACTTTCATTGGAGGAAACCTGTTCACTTGGAGGAGAAAAAAATAA